One stretch of Streptomyces sp. 135 DNA includes these proteins:
- a CDS encoding MoxR family ATPase, with translation MSGWFIYEGVGGPDPDRIGRLPDPPPWRAFDATPVAYEVPDIDSATRRRLGDSNVPMSVQGSEALELINAALYLRRPLLVTGEPGSGKSTLAHSLAYELGLGRVLQWAIVSRSELKDGLYTYDAIGRLQDNQLGRDQAEDIGRYLRLGPLGTALIASDRPRVLLIDELDKSDIDLPNDLLNVLEEGEFGIPELERIADRPGQETVHVLTDDGRRVPVTRGRVRCRAFPVVVLTSNREREFPGPLLRRCVPLDLEPPRDQRLAAMVLAHFGAGSYDTNLDLVDQFTDAESDGALRPTDQLLNAIFLAQHAARQQPERREEIAGLLMRPLDRGPR, from the coding sequence GTGAGCGGATGGTTCATCTACGAGGGCGTCGGTGGTCCGGATCCGGACAGGATCGGGCGGCTGCCGGACCCGCCGCCCTGGCGAGCGTTCGACGCCACGCCGGTGGCGTACGAGGTCCCGGACATCGACTCGGCGACCCGCCGCCGCCTCGGTGACAGCAACGTCCCGATGTCCGTGCAGGGCTCCGAGGCGCTCGAACTCATCAACGCCGCCCTGTACTTGCGGCGCCCCCTCCTCGTCACCGGCGAGCCGGGCTCCGGCAAGAGCACCCTCGCGCACTCCCTCGCGTACGAACTGGGCCTCGGCCGGGTCCTCCAGTGGGCGATCGTCAGCCGCAGCGAGCTCAAGGACGGCCTCTACACCTACGACGCGATCGGCCGGCTCCAGGACAACCAGCTCGGCCGCGACCAAGCCGAGGACATCGGGCGCTATCTGCGGCTCGGGCCGCTCGGCACCGCGCTCATCGCCTCCGACCGGCCGCGCGTCCTGCTCATCGACGAGCTCGACAAGAGCGACATAGACCTGCCCAACGACCTCCTGAACGTCCTGGAGGAGGGCGAGTTCGGCATCCCCGAGCTGGAGCGGATCGCCGACCGGCCCGGGCAGGAGACCGTGCACGTCCTCACCGACGACGGCCGTCGCGTGCCGGTCACCCGGGGCCGGGTGCGCTGCCGCGCCTTCCCCGTCGTTGTTTTGACCAGCAACCGCGAGCGCGAGTTCCCCGGCCCGCTGCTGCGCCGCTGCGTCCCCCTCGACCTCGAACCGCCGCGCGACCAGCGCCTCGCCGCGATGGTCCTCGCGCACTTCGGGGCCGGTTCCTACGACACCAACCTCGACCTCGTCGACCAGTTCACGGACGCCGAGTCGGACGGCGCGCTGCGCCCCACCGACCAGCTCCTGAACGCCATCTTCCTCGCCCAGCACGCCGCGCGGCAGCAGCCGGAGCGGCGCGAGGAGATCGCCGGACTGCTGATGCGCCCACTCGACCGAGGGCCGCGGTGA
- a CDS encoding CU044_2847 family protein — protein MAGHVQRIELPGGQTVYARIGTVGGHGADDEDVGVLDTAVAKVEELGELIRGVGSSVLDAAAAARPDEASVTFGVELSAKPGKVIAVLADGEAKASVQVTLTWQLDRRDAQGRPDSEPDGTRSAARTDGAPGARPAADPAPHA, from the coding sequence GTGGCGGGGCATGTGCAGCGGATCGAGCTGCCCGGCGGGCAGACCGTGTACGCCAGGATCGGCACGGTCGGCGGACACGGTGCGGACGACGAGGACGTCGGCGTCCTCGACACCGCCGTCGCCAAGGTCGAGGAGCTCGGTGAGCTGATCCGCGGGGTCGGCAGCTCCGTGCTGGACGCCGCGGCCGCCGCGCGGCCCGACGAGGCCAGCGTCACCTTCGGGGTGGAGCTCAGCGCCAAGCCCGGCAAGGTCATCGCCGTCCTGGCCGACGGCGAGGCCAAGGCATCCGTGCAGGTCACGCTCACCTGGCAGCTGGACAGGCGCGACGCCCAGGGCCGGCCGGACAGCGAACCCGACGGCACGCGGTCCGCCGCCCGCACCGACGGAGCCCCCGGCGCCCGCCCCGCCGCGGATCCGGCCCCGCATGCCTGA
- a CDS encoding trypsin-like peptidase domain-containing protein, translated as MPEPAPRLDALAQAATVHLLAADHDGAGEAPMWGSGFFVAPGWVLTCAHVLRPHLVRDRERPFAVRGADLNDGIPVEARLAHWLLSDHERSLVPPDEDLALVRLLGDPADHEHECVWLADRAVRPFGAVVAYGYRPDENEASAGAKPWSADAEINVRDDGAGLRFKPDIAFPKGVSGGPLLDPRTGAVVGLIKSRRRDRDGGMAVATLALRRFGAAYREVTAAHDRWHGTAPRVITGDNWIDEQQRLLGAGRHAGPELWTPKDRRTALALLARLPDPGAAPSVAKIVRKVRGRRPAGAAPALLTWRDGHGLLYDGALPEDALTFLHYLRLVAAYVRSRGGDAERLEAWIAERLGEDDRTHLHALITDARLPDELRPEPGGPDRVAVPYPGPGEGPTVTVLLDPVISVTPARFHWQIWVNHSGQEGEFEHGDTEMAAEDYSGEGFLPAELVQALRAPLGRTLHRLDGEGAPVPLEFALPAEHFDTQVHRWQFDDMAKLYAAEHLGTQRRVVLRDLARRADPDNPDWHERWKAIAAARELAPARVPERDSRPQARHFQKLPHTVIPVMCRPAGRGAGRDAMRLALGSGHGVMLWHIEGHATRGCQESCEDLHAGVERLLGAVGSVAELPDVLRHIRQDISSGRSDRRWAEPLALLYDDPRRPLPPEDTMPADSP; from the coding sequence ATGCCTGAGCCCGCCCCCCGGCTCGACGCCCTCGCGCAGGCCGCCACCGTGCACCTCCTGGCGGCCGACCACGACGGCGCCGGCGAGGCGCCGATGTGGGGCAGCGGGTTCTTCGTCGCGCCCGGGTGGGTGCTGACCTGCGCCCACGTGCTGCGGCCGCACCTCGTCAGGGACCGCGAGCGGCCGTTCGCGGTGCGCGGCGCCGACCTCAACGACGGCATCCCCGTCGAAGCCCGCCTCGCGCACTGGCTGCTCAGCGACCACGAGCGGTCCCTGGTGCCGCCCGACGAGGACCTCGCGCTGGTCCGGCTCCTCGGCGACCCCGCCGACCACGAGCACGAGTGCGTGTGGCTCGCCGACCGCGCCGTACGCCCCTTCGGTGCCGTCGTGGCGTACGGCTACCGGCCGGACGAGAACGAGGCGAGTGCGGGGGCCAAGCCCTGGAGTGCCGACGCGGAGATCAACGTCCGCGACGACGGCGCCGGGCTGCGCTTCAAGCCCGACATCGCCTTCCCCAAGGGCGTCTCCGGCGGCCCGCTGCTCGATCCGCGCACCGGCGCCGTGGTCGGCCTGATCAAGTCGCGCCGCAGGGACCGGGACGGCGGCATGGCCGTCGCGACGCTCGCGCTGCGGCGGTTCGGCGCCGCCTACCGCGAGGTGACGGCCGCCCACGACCGCTGGCACGGCACGGCCCCGCGCGTCATCACCGGCGACAACTGGATCGACGAACAGCAGCGGCTGCTCGGCGCCGGCCGCCATGCCGGCCCCGAGCTGTGGACCCCCAAGGACCGCCGCACCGCCCTCGCCCTCCTCGCCCGGCTGCCCGACCCGGGCGCCGCGCCCTCCGTGGCGAAGATCGTCCGCAAGGTCCGGGGCCGCAGGCCGGCCGGTGCCGCGCCCGCGCTGCTGACCTGGCGCGACGGCCATGGGCTGCTCTACGACGGGGCCCTGCCCGAGGACGCGCTGACGTTCCTGCACTACCTGCGGCTGGTCGCCGCGTACGTACGCAGCCGCGGCGGCGACGCCGAGCGGCTGGAGGCCTGGATCGCCGAGCGGCTCGGCGAGGACGACCGCACGCATCTGCACGCCCTGATCACCGACGCCCGGCTGCCCGACGAGCTGCGCCCCGAGCCCGGCGGCCCGGACCGCGTGGCCGTGCCCTATCCGGGGCCCGGCGAGGGGCCGACGGTGACCGTGCTGCTCGACCCGGTGATCAGCGTGACGCCCGCCCGCTTCCACTGGCAGATCTGGGTCAACCACAGCGGTCAGGAGGGCGAGTTCGAGCACGGCGACACGGAGATGGCCGCGGAGGACTACTCCGGAGAGGGCTTCCTGCCCGCCGAGCTCGTCCAGGCGCTGCGTGCCCCGCTCGGCCGCACCCTGCACCGGCTGGACGGCGAGGGCGCCCCGGTGCCGCTGGAATTCGCCCTGCCCGCCGAGCACTTCGACACCCAGGTGCACCGCTGGCAGTTCGACGACATGGCGAAGCTGTACGCCGCCGAGCACCTCGGCACCCAGCGGCGCGTCGTCCTGCGCGACCTCGCGCGCCGCGCGGATCCGGACAACCCCGACTGGCACGAGCGCTGGAAGGCGATCGCCGCGGCGCGCGAGCTGGCGCCCGCCCGGGTCCCCGAGCGGGACAGCAGGCCGCAGGCCCGGCACTTCCAGAAGCTGCCGCACACCGTGATCCCGGTGATGTGCCGCCCCGCCGGACGCGGCGCGGGCCGCGACGCCATGCGGCTCGCCCTCGGCAGCGGCCACGGCGTCATGCTCTGGCACATCGAGGGACACGCCACGCGCGGCTGCCAGGAGTCCTGCGAGGACCTGCACGCGGGCGTGGAGCGACTGCTCGGCGCGGTGGGCTCGGTGGCCGAACTCCCGGACGTACTGCGGCACATACGGCAGGACATCAGCAGCGGCCGGAGCGACCGGCGCTGGGCGGAACCGCTCGCCCTCCTGTACGACGACCCGCGCAGGCCGCTGCCGCCCGAGGACACGATGCCGGCGGACTCGCCGTGA
- a CDS encoding SAV_2336 N-terminal domain-related protein translates to MTSAPHRADAVSEALAALVARLRDAELDPTVQELADSLWLARQVTAGGGAEEGSAVDPPPPVRPGGGAHDDAGLPHRTPARPAPRAAPGRAPRPAGRTREGGDGERRDGVPVQVPTAAVLPDPLALQRALRPLQRYRPPVRPVPRDLDEQATAERAADTGLVVPVLRHARRREARLLLVMDLSTSTVVWEQALGELRHVCERAGAFREVQVQFLHEGEDGRPGYAATARPGAALQDPERLSDPTGSRLALVLSDCAGPMWRSGRMQRLLYRWGSLAPVAVVQPLPQRMWRRTHLPARRGHLHRREGPAGRLEFEPASGGGPRRRGIPVPVLALRRSSVEGWAKLVSGATGQCLEAAAGHAEAGHGPSGAPVRARQEVGGRERVRAFRRTASPAAWQLAVYLSAVPTILPVMQLVQRAMLAGSGPEVLAEVLLGGLLKRRERDEDPEVLGYEFLEGVEEELLGHLERDDALLLQKHCSDYLERRFGRSVHNFPATAVALLGDTGEPAGPPGAGTGADHPGLRAFAEVSGEVLRRFLPSTRAQGREPDRNDPEALREAAAEARERYGRERRARELDYAVELLETAAARCGGALLDGVLTDLGETLFLRWGARHGVADLHEALRVAAGVGDRSARARLLLGGTLIAVAEEVERSGPASAALPDAVREHAERLGGQGHLAGFWAEYLLLNNVTDVLSSVRAHVGDDAAHPGWPAQRALAGVLDRLAVVAARLVAAGVEVAGTGTRTRSRSGAQRGSRGGSPAAYARSGPDALSVKLVRQLTDEAAHRVVEQRRIDRGLGVTPMSDEDERQYARAVIAQLLEEHARARPDAGRTPLDAETERRYADAVYAALYDARGTEGGEGGKTDGSVTEAHLRGVSITGPGGYAPPESPGPRAGRLDLADAAFHGSTLGRARADAGEHGSRDAGRGADAGRDRSAAEPRPQDVYVDFMRRAISTTGVLTLGPEQAAGYLQRGRLRKRLARHYTGRGEIPRDDLAGRSVPDASGVAVDACDDFREALARDGFDAAERTRAWLDLADALQLARADDPDEGGQRLILSAVDEALAAADGDHALILECHARGADVHWARYVSSGRDEYRHLAVERWEMALPLAPRDDPARALLLHRLGAALAQRGVDTHSAADTDAAVRHMREAVEATPTADPEFDGRRMHLATAYLARFEVQEVLADLYEADWLLGAVTRSLAAPDLAAYSWLRRGDVATRLAERTDALAQLRRADEYYRRAAETAAEAGYADLAAEAHHSRGETLEQLEEPELALLEYRKAEPHLPESPPPAVAVRAEELRAAIARLESRPGEA, encoded by the coding sequence ATGACCTCCGCCCCGCACCGTGCCGACGCCGTGAGCGAAGCGCTCGCGGCGCTCGTCGCGCGCCTGCGGGACGCGGAACTCGACCCCACGGTCCAGGAACTGGCCGACTCCTTGTGGCTCGCCCGGCAGGTCACCGCGGGCGGCGGCGCCGAAGAGGGATCCGCCGTCGACCCGCCGCCGCCCGTACGGCCCGGCGGCGGCGCGCACGACGACGCCGGGCTGCCCCACCGCACACCCGCCCGCCCCGCGCCGAGGGCGGCGCCCGGCCGTGCCCCGCGCCCGGCTGGTCGTACCAGGGAGGGCGGTGACGGTGAGCGGCGCGACGGCGTCCCCGTGCAGGTCCCGACCGCCGCCGTCCTGCCCGACCCGCTGGCCCTCCAGCGCGCCCTGCGGCCCTTGCAGCGCTACCGGCCGCCCGTGCGCCCCGTACCGCGCGACCTCGACGAACAGGCCACCGCGGAGCGGGCCGCCGACACCGGGCTCGTGGTCCCCGTCCTGCGGCACGCCCGGCGGCGCGAGGCCCGACTCCTGCTCGTCATGGACCTCTCCACGTCCACGGTCGTGTGGGAGCAGGCGCTCGGCGAGCTGCGGCACGTGTGCGAGCGGGCGGGTGCCTTCCGCGAGGTGCAGGTGCAGTTCCTGCACGAGGGCGAGGACGGCCGCCCCGGATACGCGGCGACGGCCCGCCCCGGCGCCGCCCTCCAGGACCCCGAGCGCCTCAGCGACCCCACCGGCAGCAGGCTGGCCCTCGTCCTGAGCGACTGCGCGGGCCCGATGTGGCGCAGCGGCCGGATGCAGCGGCTGCTGTACCGCTGGGGCTCGCTCGCGCCGGTCGCCGTGGTGCAGCCCCTGCCGCAGCGCATGTGGCGGCGTACGCACTTACCCGCGCGGCGAGGTCACCTGCACCGCCGGGAGGGCCCCGCCGGACGCCTGGAGTTCGAGCCCGCGAGCGGGGGCGGGCCGCGGCGGCGGGGCATCCCCGTGCCGGTGCTCGCGCTGCGGAGGTCCTCCGTGGAGGGCTGGGCCAAGCTGGTGTCCGGCGCCACCGGGCAGTGCCTGGAGGCGGCCGCGGGCCACGCGGAGGCCGGGCACGGGCCGTCCGGGGCGCCGGTGCGGGCCCGTCAGGAGGTCGGCGGCCGGGAGCGGGTGCGGGCGTTCCGGCGCACGGCGTCGCCCGCGGCCTGGCAGCTCGCCGTGTACCTCTCGGCGGTGCCGACGATCCTGCCCGTGATGCAGCTCGTGCAGCGCGCCATGCTGGCGGGCAGCGGGCCCGAGGTCCTCGCGGAGGTGCTGCTCGGCGGACTTCTCAAGCGCCGCGAGCGCGACGAGGACCCCGAGGTGCTGGGCTACGAGTTCCTGGAGGGCGTGGAGGAGGAGCTGCTCGGCCATCTGGAGCGTGACGACGCGCTGCTGTTGCAGAAGCACTGCTCGGACTATCTGGAGCGGCGGTTCGGGCGCAGCGTGCACAACTTCCCCGCCACCGCCGTGGCCCTGCTCGGCGACACCGGGGAGCCCGCGGGCCCGCCGGGCGCGGGGACCGGCGCCGACCACCCCGGGCTGCGCGCCTTCGCCGAGGTCTCCGGAGAGGTCCTGCGGCGCTTCCTGCCGAGTACGCGCGCGCAGGGGCGCGAGCCCGACAGGAACGACCCCGAGGCGCTGCGGGAGGCCGCCGCGGAAGCCCGCGAGCGGTACGGGCGGGAGCGCCGGGCACGGGAACTGGACTACGCGGTGGAGCTGCTGGAGACGGCGGCCGCGCGGTGCGGCGGCGCTCTCCTCGACGGGGTGCTGACCGACCTCGGCGAGACGCTGTTCCTGCGCTGGGGCGCGCGGCACGGCGTGGCGGATCTGCACGAGGCGCTGCGGGTCGCCGCCGGGGTCGGGGACCGGTCGGCGCGGGCACGGCTGCTGCTCGGCGGGACGCTCATCGCGGTCGCCGAGGAGGTGGAGCGCTCCGGCCCGGCGTCGGCCGCGCTGCCGGACGCGGTGCGGGAGCACGCGGAGCGCCTGGGCGGACAGGGCCACCTGGCGGGGTTCTGGGCGGAGTACCTCCTGTTGAACAACGTGACGGACGTGCTCTCGTCGGTCAGGGCCCACGTGGGCGACGACGCCGCCCATCCGGGCTGGCCGGCGCAGCGGGCCCTCGCGGGCGTGCTCGACCGCCTCGCGGTGGTGGCGGCGCGGCTGGTGGCGGCGGGAGTCGAGGTGGCGGGGACGGGCACGCGGACCCGGAGCCGGAGCGGCGCGCAGCGCGGGTCGCGCGGCGGTTCCCCGGCCGCGTACGCGCGAAGCGGCCCGGACGCGCTCTCCGTGAAACTGGTGCGGCAGCTCACGGACGAGGCCGCTCACCGCGTCGTCGAGCAGCGCCGCATCGACCGGGGCCTCGGCGTCACCCCGATGTCGGACGAGGACGAGCGGCAGTACGCCCGCGCCGTCATCGCGCAGCTCCTGGAGGAGCACGCGCGTGCCCGACCGGACGCCGGGCGCACGCCGTTGGACGCGGAGACCGAGAGGCGGTACGCGGACGCCGTGTACGCGGCGCTGTACGACGCGCGGGGCACGGAGGGCGGGGAGGGCGGAAAGACGGACGGCTCCGTCACGGAGGCCCACCTGAGGGGCGTGAGCATCACCGGCCCCGGCGGCTACGCCCCACCGGAGAGCCCCGGCCCCCGCGCGGGCCGCCTCGACCTCGCGGACGCCGCCTTCCACGGCAGCACGCTCGGCAGGGCCCGCGCCGACGCGGGGGAGCACGGCTCGCGGGACGCCGGCCGGGGCGCGGACGCGGGACGGGACCGCTCCGCCGCGGAGCCCCGCCCCCAGGACGTCTACGTCGACTTCATGCGCCGCGCCATCAGCACCACCGGCGTCCTCACCCTCGGCCCGGAGCAGGCCGCCGGGTACCTCCAGCGCGGACGGCTGCGCAAGCGGCTGGCGCGGCACTACACCGGGCGCGGCGAGATCCCCAGGGACGACCTCGCGGGCCGGTCCGTGCCGGACGCCAGCGGCGTCGCCGTCGACGCCTGCGACGACTTCCGCGAGGCCCTGGCGCGCGACGGCTTCGACGCGGCCGAGCGGACCCGCGCCTGGCTCGACCTGGCCGACGCCCTGCAACTGGCCCGCGCCGACGACCCGGACGAGGGCGGGCAGCGGCTCATCCTCTCCGCCGTGGACGAGGCGCTCGCGGCGGCCGACGGCGACCACGCCCTGATCCTGGAGTGCCACGCGCGCGGCGCGGACGTGCACTGGGCGCGGTATGTCAGCTCGGGCCGCGACGAGTACCGCCACCTGGCGGTCGAGCGCTGGGAGATGGCGCTCCCCCTGGCCCCGAGGGACGATCCGGCCAGGGCGCTCCTGCTGCACCGCCTGGGCGCCGCCCTCGCGCAGCGCGGCGTCGACACGCACTCGGCGGCCGACACCGACGCCGCCGTGCGCCATATGCGCGAGGCGGTCGAGGCGACCCCGACGGCGGACCCGGAGTTCGACGGGCGGCGCATGCACCTGGCGACCGCCTACCTCGCCCGTTTCGAGGTGCAGGAGGTCCTCGCCGACCTCTACGAGGCGGACTGGCTGCTCGGCGCCGTGACCCGCTCCCTCGCCGCCCCGGACCTCGCCGCGTACAGCTGGCTGCGGCGCGGCGACGTGGCGACCCGGCTCGCCGAGCGCACCGACGCCCTCGCGCAGCTGCGCCGTGCCGACGAGTACTACCGCCGCGCAGCCGAGACCGCCGCCGAGGCGGGGTACGCCGACCTCGCCGCCGAGGCCCACCACTCGCGCGGCGAGACGCTGGAGCAGCTGGAGGAGCCCGAGCTGGCGCTCCTGGAGTACCGCAAGGCCGAGCCGCACCTCCCGGAATCCCCGCCCCCCGCGGTCGCCGTCCGCGCCGAGGAGCTGCGCGCCGCCATCGCCCGCCTAGAGTCCCGCCCGGGCGAGGCGTGA
- a CDS encoding DUF4097 domain-containing protein, translated as MPEWSVAEPRKLTFDAPVATLRVRLVGGMVHVVGTGEDSARLEVSEIEGPPLTVTQKDGVLSVAYDDLPWKGFLKLKGLALKGWQRSAVISLAVPAGTRVEVGAIGAGAMVSGIEGPAEVKSVTGDTTLVGLVGPVRAETVSGSVEAQDLRGDLGFQSVSGDLTMVEAVGSSVRADSVSGALIVDLAPTGTPADIALTNISGEIAVRLPHPADVEVEVDTTSGAVSNAFEELKVGGGSHAWGWGGRRVTGRLGAGSGRLRATTVSGAVALLRRPPMEEDPYDGVPPDVTPSDSPDTDVPPPPTAAPTDKKVL; from the coding sequence ATGCCCGAGTGGTCCGTCGCCGAGCCCCGCAAGCTCACGTTCGACGCCCCGGTGGCGACCCTCCGCGTGCGCCTGGTGGGCGGCATGGTGCACGTCGTGGGCACCGGCGAGGACTCCGCGCGCCTGGAGGTATCCGAGATCGAGGGCCCTCCCCTGACCGTCACCCAGAAGGACGGCGTCCTGTCCGTCGCCTATGACGACCTGCCATGGAAGGGCTTCCTCAAGCTCAAGGGGCTCGCCCTCAAGGGGTGGCAGCGCAGCGCGGTGATCTCCCTGGCGGTGCCCGCGGGGACCCGTGTCGAGGTGGGCGCGATCGGCGCGGGCGCCATGGTCTCCGGCATCGAGGGCCCCGCGGAGGTGAAGAGCGTCACCGGCGACACGACACTGGTCGGCCTCGTGGGCCCGGTCCGCGCGGAGACGGTGTCGGGCAGTGTGGAGGCGCAAGACCTCCGCGGCGACCTGGGGTTCCAGTCCGTCTCGGGCGATCTGACCATGGTCGAGGCCGTCGGCTCGTCCGTCCGGGCGGATTCGGTGAGCGGCGCGTTGATCGTGGACCTCGCCCCGACGGGCACCCCGGCGGACATCGCCCTCACGAACATCTCCGGCGAGATCGCGGTCCGCCTCCCGCACCCGGCGGACGTCGAGGTGGAGGTGGACACCACGAGCGGCGCGGTGTCGAACGCCTTCGAGGAGCTGAAGGTCGGTGGCGGATCGCACGCCTGGGGGTGGGGCGGCCGGCGCGTCACGGGCCGGCTCGGCGCGGGCAGCGGCAGGCTCCGGGCGACGACGGTGTCCGGAGCCGTCGCGCTCCTGCGCAGGCCACCGATGGAGGAAGATCCCTACGACGGGGTCCCTCCGGACGTCACCCCGTCGGACTCCCCCGACACCGACGTCCCCCCTCCGCCGACCGCCGCCCCGACCGACAAGAAGGTGCTCTGA
- a CDS encoding DUF6104 family protein produces the protein MYFTDRGIEELEKRRGEEEVTFEWLAEQLRTFVDLNPDFEVPVERLATWLARLDDEDEDE, from the coding sequence TTGTACTTCACCGACCGTGGCATCGAGGAGCTGGAGAAGCGGCGCGGCGAGGAGGAGGTCACCTTCGAGTGGCTCGCCGAGCAGCTCCGCACCTTCGTCGACCTCAACCCCGACTTCGAGGTCCCGGTCGAGCGCCTGGCGACCTGGCTGGCACGGCTGGACGACGAGGACGAGGACGAGTAG
- a CDS encoding TetR/AcrR family transcriptional regulator, producing the protein MVAAAREAFAESGPEASLNEIARRAGVGPGTLYRHFPARSALLTAVLQDRIDTLCGRAEELLAADSPDEALAEWLRALLAHARVNQGLGGALLIEELERQDAALGFDCHQRIQETAHGLLVRAQHSGTARSDLTAPDLVQLVVGIALSTAHTTADPTQPDRLLTLVLDAVRGHR; encoded by the coding sequence ATCGTCGCGGCGGCACGCGAGGCGTTCGCCGAGTCCGGCCCCGAGGCGTCCCTCAACGAGATCGCCCGCCGCGCGGGAGTCGGCCCGGGCACGCTCTACCGCCACTTCCCCGCCCGCTCCGCGCTTCTGACCGCGGTGCTCCAGGACCGCATCGACACCCTGTGTGGACGCGCGGAGGAGCTGCTCGCGGCCGACTCCCCGGACGAGGCGCTGGCCGAGTGGCTGCGCGCGCTGCTCGCCCACGCGCGCGTGAACCAGGGTCTGGGCGGCGCCCTTCTGATCGAGGAGCTGGAACGGCAGGACGCCGCCCTTGGCTTCGACTGCCACCAGCGGATCCAGGAAACGGCACACGGCCTCCTGGTGCGGGCCCAGCACTCGGGCACGGCCCGCTCCGACCTCACGGCCCCCGACCTGGTCCAGCTGGTGGTGGGCATCGCGCTCTCGACGGCCCACACGACGGCGGACCCGACCCAGCCGGACCGCCTCCTGACACTCGTCCTCGACGCCGTACGCGGCCACCGCTGA
- a CDS encoding TIGR03620 family F420-dependent LLM class oxidoreductase produces the protein MSSATVRGGLGQVGVWTFAFEGHPAGRVREAAAEIEELRYGALWYGEAFGRDTVGQAWLLLSATRRIVVASGIANIACREPLAMAAAERTLGEAFPGRYLLGLGGHRVDDTVVEVDGYPVPARGKALATMRRYLDSMDAAPAHGPVPDPAPRRVLAALGPKMLALAAERTWGALPYFVPVEHTALARRTMGPDAFLGVEQAVVLDTDVDRAREVAARHVAGYIASAPHQAANVRRMGFGEEDVAGGRPSRRLVDAIVAYGDVDALHARVRAHLDAGADHVCVQVLTEDPAALPLPQWRELAPALVAG, from the coding sequence GTGAGCAGCGCTACGGTGCGGGGCGGACTCGGACAGGTCGGGGTGTGGACCTTCGCCTTCGAGGGGCACCCCGCGGGACGGGTCCGGGAGGCCGCCGCGGAGATCGAGGAACTGCGGTACGGCGCCCTCTGGTACGGGGAGGCCTTCGGGCGGGACACCGTGGGGCAGGCCTGGTTGCTGCTGTCCGCGACACGGCGCATCGTCGTCGCCTCGGGCATCGCCAACATCGCCTGCCGGGAACCGCTGGCCATGGCAGCGGCGGAGCGCACGCTCGGCGAGGCCTTTCCGGGGCGCTATCTGCTCGGCCTGGGCGGCCACCGGGTCGACGACACCGTCGTGGAGGTCGACGGCTACCCCGTTCCCGCGCGCGGGAAGGCGCTCGCGACGATGCGCCGCTACCTGGACTCCATGGACGCGGCCCCCGCGCACGGCCCCGTCCCCGACCCCGCCCCGCGCCGCGTCCTCGCGGCGCTCGGCCCCAAGATGCTGGCGCTGGCCGCCGAACGCACCTGGGGCGCCCTCCCGTACTTCGTGCCCGTCGAGCACACGGCGCTCGCGCGAAGGACCATGGGGCCGGACGCCTTCCTGGGTGTCGAACAGGCCGTCGTCCTGGACACGGACGTCGACCGGGCGCGCGAGGTGGCCGCGCGGCACGTGGCGGGCTACATCGCGAGCGCTCCCCACCAGGCGGCGAACGTACGGCGCATGGGATTCGGCGAAGAGGACGTCGCGGGCGGGCGGCCCAGCCGCCGCCTCGTCGACGCGATCGTCGCCTACGGAGACGTCGACGCGCTCCACGCGCGCGTGCGGGCCCACCTCGACGCGGGCGCCGATCACGTCTGCGTTCAGGTACTGACCGAGGACCCGGCGGCGCTGCCCCTGCCGCAGTGGCGGGAGCTGGCACCCGCCCTCGTGGCCGGGTAG